A segment of the BD1-7 clade bacterium genome:
AATGCGGGTGCGGGTGGTTTCTTTGCTCCGCTGATTCGTGAATACATGCGTCGTTCCGGTGCTCCAGCTGATATCGGCTGTAAAGTTGCCGTAAAAGACCGTATCCATGGTCAGAAAAATCCGCACGCACATTTGCAGGAAGAAGCGCCGAATCTGGAAGAGTACATGGCATCGCCGATGCTTTGGGATCCGATTCGTTTCTCTGAAGTATGCCCATCATCCGATGGTGCGGTAGCGATGGTTATTTCTAACGAAGAGTTGGCTGAGAAATCGCCAAATCCTCCAGCATGGATCGCAGGCACAGGCATGCGTTCTGAGCCGACCATGTACGCATGGCGTGAAGAAGTGAACCCTGAAGCCAGCAGAATGTGTGCTGCAGACGTATACAAAGAGGCAGGCATTACCGATCCTTTGAAAGAAATCGACTGTGCGGAGGTTTATGTTCCTTTCTCATGGTATGAGCCAATGTGGCTTGAGAGCTTAGGCTTCGCTGAAGAAGGTGAAGGTTGGAAGTTGACTGAAAACGGTACAACATCGCTGGATCAAGGGGGCGCTTGTCCTTGGAATATGTCTGGTGGCGTACTGTGTTCTAACCCTATTGGTGCATCTGGTATGATTCGCTTCGCTGAAGTGGCATTGCAGGTTCGAGGCATGGCAGGTGACCGTCAGGTTCCTGGTGCTAAAACTGCTTTAGGCCATGCTTATGGCGGTGGTGCACAGTTCTTTGCAATGTGGATTGTTAAAGCCGATAAGCCGGCTGCCTGAACTAACCAGTAAAAAAAGATGCCCAAGGTCATACTTGGGCATTTTTTTTTGGTTATGGGCGGGTTACACTGATGCGATTCTATGGACGCTAATTCCCGTCAAGTATAATAATTCTTTCGGAATAGTTTAATCAGTTATAAAGAGTACGGAACTATGAACATGAGCTTTAACATAGCCGATATGTTTGAAATGGTCGTTGACGCGACACCGGATCGTGAAGCGTTGATCTGCGGTGACTATCGCGCGACGTTTAAAGAGTTTGATGAACGTTCAAACAGGCTGGCCCATTACATGGCTGGTCAAGGCATTAAGGCTGGCGATCACGTTGGTCTGTTTATGTACAACTGTGGTGAATACCTTGAAGGCATGATGGCTTGCTTCAAGATCCGTGCTGTACCGGTAAATGTGAATTATCGTTATGTGGGCGAAGAGTTGGCCTACATATTCACTAACGCAGACATGGTAGCTTGTATTCATGGTCGCGAATTCATCCCGGCTATCGGCGACATCCGTTCAGATGTTCCGGATTTGAAAACCTTTATTTGTCTTGATGACGATTCTGATTTTGATCTCGGTGTTTTGGGTTCGATTGACTATAACGCTGCGCTAGAAGGGCAGTCGACAGGTCGTGGATTCGAAGAGCGCTCGGATGACGATTTGTTTATCTTGTACACTGGCGGCACCACTGGCTACCCTAAGGGCGTTATGTGGCCGCACAAAAATGTATTCTTCGCCGCGATGAGTGGTGGTGGTGCATTCTCTGGCAACCCTTGTCAGAAGCCAGAAGATATTGTTGATCGTATGTCTGATCACCCAATGGGTGGTATTGCGTTGGCGCCATTGATGCATGGTGCATCGTGGTGGTACAGCTGTATTATGATGCTGGCAGGTAACAAGCTGGTATTGAACCATCACCGTAGCCTTAAGGGCGAGCAGGTTTGGGGTATCGTTGAGGAAGAAAAACTCAACTTGGTTCAAATCGTTGGCGATGCAATGGCGATTCCTTTGCTTGAGTCTCTGAAGGAGAATGAAGGTCGTTGGGATCTGTCGAGCGTATTTAACATCGGCTCTGGTGGTGCGGTATTCTCCGAGGCCAAGCAGCAAGAGTTCAAAGAGGCGTTCCCGAACTGCTTTATTACGAATGCATTTGGCTCTTCTGAGTCTGGTCAAATGGGTGCGGATTCAGGTGATAAAAAGGACGATAAGGCTGGCCTGGGTAATATCGTTAAGTCTGAGTTCATGGATATTATTATCACTGAAGAAGAAGGTGGGTATCGTCACGCCAAGCCTGGTGAAGTCGGTGATTTTTCACGTTCTGGCTATATTCCTCGTGGTTACTATAACGATCCAGTCAAAACAGCCAAGACGTTTGTCGATGTTGACGGTAAGACATGGTTGTTGACAGGTGATCAGGCCAAGCTGGAAGACGATGGCGCGTCTATGACCATCTACGGTCGTGGTTCTAACTGTATCAACTCTGGTGGTGAGAAAATCTTCCCTGAAGAAGTTGAGCAGGCGTTGAAGGCGCATCCAGAAGTTTATGATTGTTTGGTTGTTGCGACTCCGCACGAACGTTGGGGAAGCCAGGTTACTGCTGTAATCTCAACTAAAGCTGGCGCCAAGCCGTCACTTGAAAATATTCAGGAAGAAGCGCGCAAGCATATTGCTGGCTATAAAGTGCCTCGCGAGCTGCATATCGCTTCTGAAATCGGTCGTTTGCCAAATGGTAAGCCCGATTACAAGTGGGCGAAAGATTACGCGCTGTCTAAAGACGGTTTAGCGTCTTAATCTATTCGGCTGCGTTAAATAAAAGGTAAAGCTGCGGCTTTGCCTTTTTTTATGTCAATTTAATGATGTTTTCTGACAATGTGCATGAATGCGGGTCGTTGTATTCTTGGGATTGTTTTTTACTAATAAACCGGAGATTCTAATGGAAGGTTTTAGCGAATTAGATATTAGTACGGCTAACTGTACTATTGAGAAGAAGGGCCACGTTATGTTGGTGACCCTGAATCGCCCTGAAGCGAAAAATGCGCTTAGCCCGCAAATGTTGCTGGGTATGTATAACGCGTGGCGTCGTTTGGATGAGGATCCTGAGCTTCGCGTTGCTGTGTTAACGGGTAAGGGTGATACGTTCTGCGCAGGTATGGATCTGAAGTTTGGCCCTGAAGGCGGCCCTGATGCGGATGCATTCCTTGAGAAGATGGGTGAGGTTCCGGATATTCATTGGCAGTCTTTGCTGCGTCACAATCAGCCTATGAAGCCAATTATTCTTGGTGTTGAAGGTTATGCGNTGGCTGGTGGTACTGAAATTCTGCAAGGCACTGATATTCGTGTTGCTGCTGAAGATGCAGTATTTGGTGTTACTGAGTGTAAGCGTGGCTTGTTTCCATTAGGCGGTTCTACCATTCGTCTGCGTCGCCAGATTCCGTACGCATTGGCGGCAGAGATTCTGCTGCTGGGTCGTCATGTTTCTGCTGACGAGGCATTGCAGTGGGGTTTAATTAATCGCGTTGTGCCTAAAGGTAAGGCTTTGGCTGAAGCGGTTAAGATTGCTGAAGAAATTGCTAACGAAAATGCGCCGCTGTCTGTTCAGGCGATTACACGTTCACTGCGTGAAAATCAGTTTGATCAGCCAGAAATGGAAGCGCTGGCAAATGAGCTGAAGGTTGGTGAGCCAATTTTCGCTACTAAAGATTCCAAAGAAGGCATGAAAGCATTTAAAGAAAAGCGTACGCCTAACTTTGTTGGTGAGTGATTCTTTTTAGCTTTGTTTGATATGAAGCCCGCGAATGCGGGTTTTTTTTGTCTCTTAAATGTGTTGGGAAGAAAATGCAGGCGTAAAAAAGCCCCTTGCGGGGCTTTGGGTGTTCGTCTTTTTAGTAGCCTTTCAAGGTGGCTAGGCGGTCACGCATGAATGGGCTGTCTCCAAGTGCGTGAATTGAAACGCGTGCGCGCTTCAAGAACAGGCCAACGTCAAGTTCGTCAGTAACCCCGATGCCGCCATGCATTTGCGTAGCCTCATTGGTGACTAGTTGGTAGGTGTCGTTTAGCTTTGCCTTGGCCATGGTAACGGCTTCCGCAGCGTCTTCTCGATCTTCGTCGATGGCGGTGAGAGCGTTCAGTACCAGAGA
Coding sequences within it:
- the caiD_2 gene encoding Carnitinyl-CoA dehydratase is translated as MEGFSELDISTANCTIEKKGHVMLVTLNRPEAKNALSPQMLLGMYNAWRRLDEDPELRVAVLTGKGDTFCAGMDLKFGPEGGPDADAFLEKMGEVPDIHWQSLLRHNQPMKPIILGVEGYAXAGGTEILQGTDIRVAAEDAVFGVTECKRGLFPLGGSTIRLRRQIPYALAAEILLLGRHVSADEALQWGLINRVVPKGKALAEAVKIAEEIANENAPLSVQAITRSLRENQFDQPEMEALANELKVGEPIFATKDSKEGMKAFKEKRTPNFVGE
- a CDS encoding 3-oxocholest-4-en-26-oate--CoA ligase, giving the protein MNMSFNIADMFEMVVDATPDREALICGDYRATFKEFDERSNRLAHYMAGQGIKAGDHVGLFMYNCGEYLEGMMACFKIRAVPVNVNYRYVGEELAYIFTNADMVACIHGREFIPAIGDIRSDVPDLKTFICLDDDSDFDLGVLGSIDYNAALEGQSTGRGFEERSDDDLFILYTGGTTGYPKGVMWPHKNVFFAAMSGGGAFSGNPCQKPEDIVDRMSDHPMGGIALAPLMHGASWWYSCIMMLAGNKLVLNHHRSLKGEQVWGIVEEEKLNLVQIVGDAMAIPLLESLKENEGRWDLSSVFNIGSGGAVFSEAKQQEFKEAFPNCFITNAFGSSESGQMGADSGDKKDDKAGLGNIVKSEFMDIIITEEEGGYRHAKPGEVGDFSRSGYIPRGYYNDPVKTAKTFVDVDGKTWLLTGDQAKLEDDGASMTIYGRGSNCINSGGEKIFPEEVEQALKAHPEVYDCLVVATPHERWGSQVTAVISTKAGAKPSLENIQEEARKHIAGYKVPRELHIASEIGRLPNGKPDYKWAKDYALSKDGLAS